In one Magallana gigas chromosome 7, xbMagGiga1.1, whole genome shotgun sequence genomic region, the following are encoded:
- the LOC136270023 gene encoding uncharacterized protein — translation MKNNVCKSFRDSLCGRLQNKNAVIHHLLYTPDNEIEVSGDLNVGHEEEVVSSDTITYASDEFIEIQNCLQFIQSCTTSDNQVPLSTDVCNEVELRTRGQSDNKLWFEARKGRITASLIHDVLKRKESTNPGKLVEKIIGENNEQLTTAAIKWGLKHENIAKRRYQAHMRLHGKEKISVRNYGLFLLQSFIASGASPDGIVQTNTNTYLIEIKCPFKW, via the coding sequence atgaaaaataatgtttgcaAATCATTTCGCGATAGTTTATGTGGCAGGTTGCAAAACAAAAATGCTGTTATTCACCATCTTTTGTATACCCCTGATAATGAAATTGAAGTCAGTGGGGATCTGAATGTAGGGCACGAAGAAGAAGTAGTTTCTTCAGATACGATCACATATGCATCAGATGaatttattgaaattcaaaactgtCTTCAATTTATTCAGTCTTGTACTACATCTGATAATCAAGTGCCCCTTTCCACCGACGTCTGTAATGAGGTTGAATTAAGAACAAGGGGACAGTCTGACAACAAGCTGTGGTTTGAGGCACGAAAAGGCAGAATAACTGCATCATTGATTCATGATGTACTAAAACGCAAAGAAAGCACAAACCCAGGTAAATTGGTTGAAAAAATCATAGGTGAGAATAATGAGCAATTAACCACAGCAGCAATAAAATGGGGGCTAAAACACGAAAATATCGCTAAGAGGCGTTATCAAGCACACATGAGACTCCACGGCAAAGAGAAAATATCGGTAAGAAACTATGGCTTGTTCTTACTCCAGTCATTTATTGCTAGTGGAGCAAGTCCTGATGGTATAGTGCAGACAAACACAAATACATATCTAATAGAAATCAAATGCCCATTCAAGTGGTGA